One window of the Cryptomeria japonica chromosome 7, Sugi_1.0, whole genome shotgun sequence genome contains the following:
- the LOC131856640 gene encoding replication protein A 70 kDa DNA-binding subunit A-like, whose product MLILALRNARVGYFNGKLINIIAATTLHINPNFPEVELLTLRGKDPLLAVPFVAQTIHIDGRYTRMTISSIREGMSIRPETIQTTLLAVLRFVNVNDKKFYYAACPLIVNERPCKKKCTHHANDSWFFSRCQMTMQDCNYSYLLPLKLQDAIGTLWATAFDEGGIHLLHKTAKQLYALQNDGTTIETPSSVIKRALSFYYSFTLLVSTETYNSEMKMKVKVNKVAPVEFKAECHALLAKIGCLSTKS is encoded by the coding sequence ATGCTTATCCTTGCTTTACGTAATGCTCGTGTTGGCTATTTCAATGGGAAGCTTATAAACATAATAGCTGCAacaacattacatatcaacccaAATTTTCCAGAAGTAGAGCTTCTAACATTAAGAGGAAAGGACCCTTTGCTTGCTGTACCTTTTGTTGCACAAACTATCCACATAGATGGCAGATATACTAGAATGACAATATCTTCAATCCGTGAGGGGATGAGCATCAGACCAGAAACAATTCAGACAACATTGCTAGCTGTTCTGCGCTTTGTGAACGTCAATGACAAAAAATTCTATTATGCAGCTTGCCCACTAATAGTGAATGAAAGGCCTTGCAAGAAAAAGTGTACACATCACGCTAATGACTCTTGGTTTTTCTCTAGATGTCAAATGACTATGCAAGACTGCAATTATAGTTACCTCTTGCCTCTAAAGTTGCAAGATGCCATAGGTACTCTATGGGCCACTGCATTTGATGAGGGTGGcattcacttgctacacaaaactgcAAAACAACTCTATGCACTCCAAAATGATGGAACAACAATAGAAACACCTTCCTCAGTGATCAAGAGAGCACTGTCATTTTACTATTCATTCACACTGCTGGTTTCTACTGAGACATATAAttcagaaatgaagatgaaagtcAAAGTCAATAAAGTTGCTCCTGTTGAATTCAAGGCTGAGTGCCATGCATTACTTGCAAAAATTGGTTGCCTAAGTACAAAGAGTTAA